A genomic stretch from Ignavibacteriota bacterium includes:
- a CDS encoding BamA/TamA family outer membrane protein: MRHLVFSGLCMLACMVFAQAQNVRVATVNIWSGLDYSGTLCVGEVETDEQRALRHDSLVSALRALDADIIALQEVNPSSSLTCDIADALGYDAVSHRVNAGLKAGRVGLPWNLNEGIAILAKRALRLELVDVVDLSGNFGVSGNILSFHFTENNAALVARVMIDGAVLHIVNVHLDASVPATPETRDWLDRHLRTAAGGATTGDEIRRDFEERAAKRRDQALRLRGYLDEKIGSSPLILLGDFNTTADDSDLRILFPDSTLTDVTAGLPPTWDPRSNAHVSLSRAAMARVDSGDAIGALGYWHDGMARKIDHIFAGPGLVQSERGTAALIGAGAAFSDHYGVYADINLRSMLSQVPHDGDGLPSNVTTTWEYFPVPVYDSNFGLAIVAKTLLVNQLGARESFDAMAFFSMKGEKYFKFVTSFPHTDVRQGKVYDMAADLELRYDWNPEYNFYGIGSAAPFERGEKLTREFVDAALTFSRGWTTRFVTDVRLRWMWNRNTDFSDSGALAATPDARGTERVTASSLRVSARYDTRDIFFNPSRGVVAELELEYAVPLAVRDAEFARIGATLQWYATLFYPRTVLAARLTAQSVFGAGIPVHYLPSIGGNDTQRGLTADRFVDKTTAIANVELRFPIVWRFGAVLGLDAGKVWPDPLRVDLNRWSVGRVVGLRFYYDTFVARADVGFGPESTGLYLNFGQAF; the protein is encoded by the coding sequence ATGAGACATCTTGTATTCTCCGGCCTGTGTATGCTTGCCTGCATGGTATTCGCGCAGGCGCAGAATGTGCGTGTCGCGACCGTCAACATCTGGTCGGGTCTGGACTACAGCGGCACGCTGTGTGTCGGCGAGGTGGAAACGGACGAGCAGCGCGCGCTGCGCCACGATTCCCTCGTAAGCGCGCTGCGCGCGCTCGACGCCGACATCATCGCGCTGCAGGAGGTGAATCCGTCCTCGTCCCTCACCTGTGACATTGCGGACGCGCTGGGCTACGACGCGGTCTCGCACCGTGTCAACGCCGGTCTCAAGGCCGGGCGCGTGGGCCTGCCGTGGAATCTGAACGAGGGCATAGCCATCCTCGCCAAACGGGCATTGCGGCTCGAGCTTGTCGACGTCGTTGATCTTTCGGGCAACTTCGGCGTGTCGGGCAACATCCTCTCCTTCCATTTCACGGAGAACAACGCGGCGCTTGTTGCGCGTGTGATGATAGACGGTGCCGTGCTCCATATCGTGAACGTGCATCTCGACGCGTCGGTACCCGCGACACCTGAAACGCGGGACTGGCTCGACAGGCATCTGCGGACCGCCGCGGGCGGCGCTACAACCGGCGACGAGATACGCCGCGACTTCGAGGAGCGTGCGGCAAAGCGGCGCGATCAGGCACTGCGTCTGCGCGGCTACCTCGACGAAAAAATCGGATCGTCGCCTCTGATACTGCTCGGCGATTTCAACACGACGGCCGATGATTCGGATCTGCGAATCCTTTTTCCGGACAGTACTCTCACCGACGTGACCGCGGGTCTGCCGCCCACCTGGGATCCACGCTCGAATGCACACGTGTCGCTGTCGCGTGCCGCCATGGCCCGTGTCGACTCCGGCGATGCGATCGGAGCCCTCGGCTACTGGCACGACGGCATGGCGCGAAAGATCGACCACATTTTCGCGGGTCCGGGTCTGGTACAATCCGAACGCGGCACAGCCGCATTGATAGGCGCGGGAGCGGCATTTTCCGATCACTACGGCGTGTATGCCGACATCAATCTCCGCTCGATGTTGTCGCAGGTGCCGCACGACGGCGACGGCCTGCCCAGCAATGTGACTACGACATGGGAATATTTCCCCGTACCCGTGTACGATTCCAACTTCGGTCTTGCGATCGTCGCGAAGACGCTGCTCGTCAATCAACTCGGCGCACGCGAGAGTTTCGACGCCATGGCCTTCTTCAGCATGAAAGGCGAGAAGTACTTCAAGTTCGTCACCTCCTTCCCGCACACCGACGTGCGGCAGGGGAAGGTGTACGACATGGCGGCGGACCTTGAACTCCGGTACGACTGGAATCCGGAGTACAATTTCTACGGCATAGGATCGGCCGCGCCCTTCGAGCGCGGCGAGAAGCTCACCCGCGAGTTCGTCGATGCCGCGCTCACATTCTCGCGCGGATGGACGACAAGATTCGTCACCGACGTGCGGCTTCGATGGATGTGGAACCGCAACACCGACTTCTCCGATTCGGGTGCGCTGGCGGCAACACCCGACGCGCGCGGCACCGAACGTGTGACGGCATCTTCGCTGCGTGTGTCGGCGCGCTACGACACACGCGATATCTTCTTCAACCCCTCACGCGGTGTTGTGGCTGAGCTCGAGCTGGAATACGCGGTTCCGCTCGCCGTCCGAGACGCCGAGTTCGCCCGCATAGGCGCGACACTGCAATGGTACGCCACGCTCTTTTACCCGCGCACCGTGCTCGCCGCGCGTCTCACAGCCCAGTCCGTATTCGGCGCGGGTATCCCCGTGCATTACCTCCCGAGCATCGGCGGCAACGACACGCAGCGCGGTCTCACCGCCGACCGCTTCGTGGACAAGACAACGGCAATTGCGAACGTCGAACTGCGCTTCCCCATTGTCTGGCGTTTCGGCGCCGTGCTCGGACTCGATGCAGGCAAGGTGTGGCCGGATCCACTGCGTGTGGATCTCAACCGCTGGTCCGTGGGACGTGTGGTCGGCCTGCGTTTTTACTACGACACCTTCGTTGCGCGGGCGGACGTCGGCTTCGGTCCTGAAAGCACCGGCTTGTATCTGAATTTCGGACAGGCATTTTAG